The Variovorax paradoxus genome window below encodes:
- a CDS encoding ABC transporter permease has product MFAYILRRAGATLPVMAMVAFFIFSLLYLAPGDPAAMIAGDQATPEDLARIRESLGLSRPFLAQFADWAWRVLHFDLGKSIFTGTPVTALIGQRMEATASLLVMTLVTAVLIAVPLGVIAAWKAGSLFDRAIMAFAVFGFSVPVFAVGYMLAWVFALQMQWLPVQGYVPLSEGAWPWLQRLLLPALTMSFGYVALIARITRTTMLEVLQQDYVRTARAKGLASRGVLFVHALKNASVPIVTVIGLGIAMLIGGAVVTESVFAIPGIGRLTVDAILRRDYPVIQGVVLMFSFVYMLINLLIDVSYTLLDPRIRY; this is encoded by the coding sequence ATGTTTGCCTACATCCTTCGCCGTGCGGGAGCCACGCTGCCCGTAATGGCCATGGTTGCGTTCTTCATCTTCAGCCTGCTGTACCTCGCGCCTGGCGACCCGGCCGCGATGATCGCGGGTGACCAGGCCACTCCTGAGGATCTTGCACGCATCAGGGAGAGTCTCGGCTTGTCGCGCCCCTTTCTCGCGCAGTTCGCCGACTGGGCGTGGCGCGTGCTGCACTTCGATCTAGGCAAGTCGATCTTCACCGGCACGCCAGTGACTGCGCTGATCGGCCAGCGCATGGAGGCGACAGCCTCTTTGCTGGTGATGACGCTCGTCACGGCTGTCCTCATTGCGGTCCCGCTTGGGGTGATCGCCGCCTGGAAGGCGGGCAGTCTGTTCGATCGCGCGATCATGGCTTTCGCCGTGTTCGGCTTCTCGGTGCCAGTCTTCGCCGTGGGCTACATGCTGGCCTGGGTGTTCGCGCTGCAGATGCAGTGGCTGCCGGTGCAGGGCTATGTCCCGCTATCGGAGGGCGCGTGGCCCTGGTTGCAGCGGCTGCTGCTGCCGGCCTTGACAATGAGCTTTGGCTACGTCGCGCTGATCGCGCGGATCACACGCACCACCATGCTGGAGGTGCTGCAGCAGGACTATGTGCGTACCGCTCGGGCCAAGGGGCTCGCAAGCCGTGGCGTGCTTTTCGTGCATGCGCTGAAGAATGCCTCGGTGCCAATCGTCACCGTCATCGGTTTAGGCATCGCCATGTTGATCGGTGGTGCGGTGGTGACCGAGAGCGTCTTTGCGATTCCTGGCATCGGTCGACTCACGGTGGACGCCATCCTGCGGCGTGACTACCCCGTCATCCAGGGCGTGGTTCTGATGTTCAGCTTCGTCTACATGCTGATCAACCTGTTGATCGATGTCTCCTACACCTTGCTCGATCCGAGGATCCGGTATTGA
- a CDS encoding ATP-binding cassette domain-containing protein, which yields MSHLLEVTNLKKHFPLKRSWLGQATGKVHAVDGVSFHVERGETLSLVGESGCGKSTVGRSVLRLFDLTGGEVRLDGQRIDNLSARQLRPMRQKLQVVFQDPFASLNPRMTVAQVLAEPIENFEPGLSGQAQGARVERLLDLVRLPRDAARRYPHEFSGGQRQRICIARALASNPQLVICDEAVSALDVSVKAQIVNLLQDLQAELGLALLFISHDLGIVEHMTHRVAVMYLGRIVEQGTARELFASPRHPYTQALLSAAPGQPKGHRRIVLKGDVPSPVNPPAGCHFHTRCSHAFDRCRSEAPALQDKGGGHQAACHLQKLPD from the coding sequence ATGAGCCATTTGCTCGAGGTCACGAACCTGAAGAAACATTTCCCGCTCAAGCGCAGCTGGCTTGGCCAGGCGACGGGGAAAGTGCATGCGGTGGACGGCGTCTCGTTCCATGTGGAGCGGGGTGAGACCTTGTCGCTGGTGGGCGAGTCGGGATGCGGAAAATCGACTGTGGGTCGATCCGTGCTGCGCCTGTTCGATCTCACGGGGGGGGAAGTGCGCCTGGATGGACAGCGTATCGACAACCTGTCTGCAAGGCAGCTGCGACCGATGCGCCAGAAGTTGCAGGTGGTGTTCCAGGATCCGTTCGCGAGCCTCAACCCTCGTATGACCGTGGCGCAGGTGCTTGCCGAACCGATCGAGAACTTCGAGCCAGGCCTGTCCGGGCAAGCGCAGGGTGCCCGCGTGGAGCGATTGCTGGACCTTGTTCGGCTGCCGCGCGATGCCGCGCGCCGCTATCCCCACGAGTTCTCGGGCGGCCAGCGTCAACGCATCTGCATCGCGCGCGCATTGGCCTCGAATCCACAGCTCGTGATCTGCGACGAAGCGGTCTCGGCGCTCGATGTGTCGGTGAAGGCACAGATCGTCAACCTGCTGCAGGACTTGCAGGCGGAGCTCGGACTGGCCTTGCTGTTCATCAGTCACGATCTGGGCATCGTCGAACACATGACACACCGCGTGGCCGTGATGTACCTCGGCCGTATCGTGGAGCAGGGTACTGCGCGTGAGCTGTTCGCCTCGCCTCGCCATCCCTATACACAAGCATTGCTGTCGGCTGCACCGGGTCAACCCAAAGGCCATCGGCGCATCGTGCTCAAGGGCGACGTGCCAAGTCCGGTTAACCCGCCGGCGGGTTGTCATTTCCATACCCGCTGCAGTCACGCGTTCGACCGCTGTCGCAGCGAAGCGCCCGCGCTGCAGGACAAGGGGGGAGGCCATCAGGCGGCGTGCCATTTGCAGAAACTGCCTGATTGA
- a CDS encoding NAD(P)/FAD-dependent oxidoreductase translates to MTAQTSPDFHDSSTAAAQVAEWLDALADTLSQRRLEAIPGLFEADCFWRDFLAFTWNIKTVEGAASVQEMLSHALPRMDGAISWALDRASVQCEGDVVSAWFRFETAVGRGQGHLRLRAGRCWTFFTALRELKGFEERKGRLRPLGAAHHYGPGRTTWLEEREREAATLGLTKQPYCVIIGGGQGGIALAARLRRLDVPTLVIERNAKAGDSWRQRYKSLCLHDPVWYDHLPYLPFPEDWPVFTPKDKLGDWLEAYTRIMEINYWSSTSCDSACYDEATQEWVVTVRREGETIMLRPKQLVFALGVSGYPSTPVIEGHETFAGTQCHSSAYEGGEGWRGKRCVVLGSNNSAHDICADLWEHGAQVTMLQRSSTLIVKSDTLMQRVIGKLYSEDALERGIDADQADLIQASTPLKLSARMNVPIYEEIAEADAEFYARLRKAGFMLDFGEDGSGLHTKYLRRGSGYYIDVGASELVAEGKIGLRSGVGIACIEANRVVLTNGETLEADLLVYATGYGSMNAWVADIVSPEVADRVGKCWGVGSNTARDPGPWEGELRNMWKPTRQAALWFHGGNLSQSRHYSLYLALQLKARMEGIDTPVWGMEPVRHLR, encoded by the coding sequence ATGACCGCCCAGACCTCTCCTGACTTTCACGACTCATCGACGGCTGCCGCGCAAGTCGCCGAGTGGCTCGACGCCCTGGCCGACACACTGTCCCAACGCAGGCTCGAGGCAATTCCAGGCTTGTTCGAGGCCGACTGCTTCTGGCGCGACTTTCTTGCGTTCACTTGGAACATCAAGACGGTCGAGGGCGCAGCGTCGGTGCAGGAGATGCTCTCGCACGCGCTGCCGCGCATGGACGGTGCCATCTCTTGGGCGCTCGATCGTGCGAGTGTGCAGTGCGAGGGGGACGTGGTGAGTGCATGGTTCCGCTTCGAGACGGCAGTGGGGCGAGGCCAGGGGCACCTGCGGCTGCGCGCCGGCCGATGCTGGACGTTCTTTACCGCCTTGCGTGAACTCAAGGGTTTCGAGGAGCGCAAGGGGCGCCTGCGCCCATTGGGGGCCGCCCACCACTATGGCCCGGGGCGTACGACCTGGCTGGAGGAGCGCGAGCGCGAAGCTGCAACCCTTGGCCTCACCAAGCAGCCCTACTGCGTGATCATTGGCGGCGGGCAGGGCGGCATCGCGCTGGCGGCGCGGTTGCGTCGTCTGGACGTGCCGACCCTCGTGATCGAGCGAAACGCAAAAGCAGGGGATTCTTGGCGCCAGCGCTACAAGTCGCTGTGTCTGCACGACCCCGTGTGGTACGACCACCTTCCCTACCTGCCCTTCCCTGAGGACTGGCCGGTGTTCACGCCCAAGGACAAGCTCGGCGATTGGCTCGAGGCGTATACGCGCATCATGGAGATCAACTATTGGTCGTCCACGAGTTGCGACAGCGCCTGCTATGACGAAGCGACCCAAGAGTGGGTGGTCACGGTGAGGCGCGAGGGCGAAACCATCATGTTGCGCCCCAAGCAACTGGTCTTCGCGCTGGGTGTTTCAGGCTATCCGAGCACCCCGGTCATCGAAGGGCATGAGACCTTCGCGGGTACGCAATGCCATTCGAGTGCCTACGAGGGCGGTGAGGGTTGGCGCGGAAAACGCTGCGTGGTACTCGGCTCGAACAATTCGGCGCATGACATTTGCGCAGATCTGTGGGAGCACGGTGCACAGGTCACGATGCTCCAGCGTTCGTCGACGCTGATCGTCAAGTCCGACACCCTGATGCAACGTGTAATCGGCAAGCTCTACTCGGAGGATGCCCTCGAGCGTGGCATCGACGCGGACCAGGCCGATTTGATCCAGGCCTCCACGCCGCTGAAGCTCTCGGCGCGGATGAATGTACCTATCTACGAGGAGATCGCCGAGGCGGATGCCGAGTTCTACGCGCGTTTGCGCAAGGCCGGTTTCATGCTCGACTTCGGAGAGGATGGCTCAGGCCTGCATACAAAGTACCTGCGCCGTGGATCTGGATACTACATCGATGTGGGCGCCTCCGAGCTCGTGGCAGAAGGCAAGATCGGCTTGCGCAGCGGGGTGGGCATCGCATGCATCGAAGCCAACCGCGTGGTGCTGACCAACGGTGAGACGTTAGAGGCCGACTTGCTGGTGTATGCCACGGGGTATGGCTCGATGAATGCGTGGGTGGCGGACATCGTGTCGCCCGAGGTCGCCGATCGGGTGGGCAAGTGCTGGGGCGTGGGCTCCAACACTGCCCGCGACCCTGGCCCTTGGGAAGGTGAACTGCGCAACATGTGGAAGCCGACTCGCCAGGCGGCGCTGTGGTTCCACGGCGGAAATCTCAGCCAGTCACGTCACTACTCGCTCTACCTGGCGCTGCAGTTGAAGGCACGAATGGAGGGGATCGATACGCCGGTATGGGGCATGGAGCCGGTGCGGCACCTTCGATAG
- a CDS encoding ABC transporter ATP-binding protein, producing MALLEVENLRVHFRTPDGINRAVDGLSFHVNEGETLAIVGESGCGKSVTSMSLLRLLPEPPAKIAGRIRFQQRDLLALDDAALRAVRGNEISMIFQEPMTSLNPVLTVGFQIAETLRLHQKLDKRAAARRAVEMLQLVGIPAPERRLHEYPHQLSGGMRQRVMIAMALACNPKLLIADEPTTALDVTIQAQILDLMAELKDRTGAAIVLITHDLGVVADVAERVMVMYAGRKVEEAPVEELLARPRHPYTRGLLAAIPRPGASQHGQRSRLTEIPGMVPSLKQRIDGCLFAGRCAQATELCHRAMPALEAKSSGHFAACHHAPAETIPMELVA from the coding sequence ATGGCGCTGCTCGAAGTGGAAAACCTGCGCGTGCACTTCCGTACGCCCGACGGTATCAACCGGGCCGTCGACGGCCTGTCGTTTCACGTGAACGAAGGCGAGACGCTGGCGATAGTGGGGGAATCGGGATGCGGAAAGTCCGTCACCTCGATGTCGCTGCTGCGCCTGCTGCCTGAGCCGCCGGCGAAGATCGCCGGGCGCATCCGTTTTCAGCAGCGCGATCTGCTGGCGCTGGACGACGCCGCGCTGCGTGCGGTGCGTGGCAACGAGATCTCGATGATCTTTCAGGAGCCGATGACCAGCTTGAATCCGGTGCTGACGGTAGGCTTCCAGATCGCTGAGACGCTACGCTTGCATCAGAAACTCGACAAGCGCGCAGCCGCCCGGCGAGCCGTCGAGATGCTGCAATTGGTGGGTATCCCGGCGCCGGAGCGGCGTTTGCACGAGTATCCGCACCAACTCTCTGGCGGGATGCGGCAGCGCGTGATGATCGCGATGGCGCTGGCCTGCAATCCGAAGCTGCTGATCGCCGACGAGCCGACGACTGCGCTGGACGTCACCATTCAGGCGCAGATCCTCGACCTGATGGCCGAGCTCAAGGACCGCACCGGAGCGGCCATCGTATTGATCACACACGATCTTGGTGTGGTGGCCGATGTGGCGGAGCGCGTGATGGTGATGTACGCCGGACGCAAGGTTGAGGAGGCGCCAGTGGAGGAGTTGCTCGCGCGCCCACGGCATCCCTACACGCGCGGCTTGCTCGCTGCGATCCCGCGGCCTGGAGCCTCGCAGCATGGCCAGCGCTCGAGGCTGACCGAGATTCCAGGCATGGTTCCCAGCCTGAAGCAGCGCATCGATGGTTGCCTGTTCGCTGGCCGCTGTGCTCAGGCGACCGAGCTGTGCCACCGCGCGATGCCGGCCCTCGAGGCAAAGTCCAGTGGGCATTTTGCGGCTTGTCATCATGCGCCCGCCGAGACGATTCCCATGGAGCTTGTTGCATGA
- a CDS encoding ABC transporter permease produces MPVEVRAVPVSPSEAASQPELLPPVKVRRGWIGFVRRHPTIAIGGGLLLLLVLIGIFAPWLGTVDPSAIAPARRTRAPSADFWFGTDMLGRDVYSRVLLGTRVSLVVGFSVACIATAIGLAIGLLSGFVRWADGPVMRAMDALMSIPPILLAIALMALTRGSIGNVIIAITIAEIPRVARLVRGVVLSLREQAYVDAAITTGTPTQRIIRRHILPNTIAPMMVQATYICASAMIIEAMLSFIGAGIPPSTPSWGNIMAEGRALWQVKPYIVFIPAVFLSATVLAINLLGDGLRDALDPRVAKGI; encoded by the coding sequence ATCCCCGTGGAAGTGCGCGCGGTGCCCGTGTCTCCGTCCGAGGCCGCTTCGCAGCCTGAGCTGCTCCCGCCGGTCAAGGTGCGCCGCGGCTGGATTGGCTTCGTGCGCCGCCATCCCACGATCGCCATCGGCGGCGGTTTGCTGTTGCTCCTGGTGCTGATCGGAATCTTCGCCCCCTGGCTCGGCACGGTCGACCCAAGTGCGATTGCGCCAGCGCGGCGTACCCGTGCGCCGTCCGCGGACTTTTGGTTCGGCACCGACATGCTCGGTCGGGACGTCTACTCGCGCGTTCTGCTGGGCACCCGCGTCTCGCTCGTCGTGGGGTTTTCGGTGGCTTGCATCGCAACTGCCATCGGGCTTGCCATCGGCTTGCTGTCAGGCTTCGTGCGTTGGGCCGACGGTCCAGTGATGCGCGCGATGGATGCGCTCATGTCGATTCCTCCGATCCTGCTGGCCATTGCACTGATGGCGCTCACGCGCGGCAGCATTGGAAACGTGATCATCGCCATCACGATCGCGGAAATCCCTCGCGTGGCACGACTGGTGCGCGGCGTGGTGCTCTCGCTGCGTGAGCAGGCCTACGTGGACGCGGCCATCACTACCGGCACACCCACGCAGCGAATCATCCGGCGCCACATCCTTCCCAACACCATCGCACCGATGATGGTGCAGGCCACATACATCTGCGCCAGCGCGATGATCATCGAGGCCATGCTGTCGTTCATCGGGGCGGGCATTCCGCCGTCGACGCCCTCTTGGGGCAACATCATGGCCGAGGGCAGGGCGCTGTGGCAGGTGAAGCCCTACATCGTCTTCATCCCGGCCGTGTTTCTGTCGGCCACGGTGCTGGCCATCAATCTGCTGGGCGATGGTCTGCGCGATGCGCTGGATCCGCGCGTGGCCAAGGGGATCTAA
- a CDS encoding GntR family transcriptional regulator has product MTPSPLEHNATPAPFSKGTSLHRQLFLVLREEISRGVFGDTGALPKEEALCERFGVSRITVRRALADLAALGLVERRHGRGTFVRQDRVPMARPNPSLGLIDSLRQTASGTDVQVLLVERAEAPADVAAMLQLAAGEKAVHALRLRSVSGMPVMLSDAWVPAQLGKQVTMASLRKHALYEILLAQGVKFGRVIQEISADISDPARSRLLQTEVGVPLLKVVRVIHDPKGRPIQFITVSMTPERSRILMDFAGDAVNTLSAGYFMHDIRPSRQP; this is encoded by the coding sequence ATGACCCCTTCCCCACTCGAGCACAACGCCACGCCCGCCCCGTTCTCCAAGGGGACTTCGCTGCACAGGCAACTCTTCCTCGTACTGAGGGAGGAAATTTCGCGGGGCGTTTTCGGTGACACCGGCGCACTGCCCAAGGAGGAGGCGCTGTGCGAACGCTTCGGCGTGTCGCGCATCACGGTGCGGCGTGCGCTCGCCGACCTGGCCGCGCTCGGGCTGGTGGAGCGCCGCCATGGGCGCGGCACCTTCGTGCGTCAGGACCGCGTTCCGATGGCACGCCCCAACCCCAGCCTGGGGCTGATCGACAGCCTGCGCCAGACGGCCAGCGGCACCGACGTCCAGGTTCTGCTGGTGGAACGCGCCGAGGCGCCGGCCGATGTCGCCGCCATGCTGCAGCTGGCCGCGGGCGAGAAGGCCGTGCATGCCCTGCGCTTGCGTAGCGTGAGCGGCATGCCCGTCATGCTGAGCGACGCCTGGGTGCCCGCGCAATTGGGCAAACAGGTCACGATGGCGTCACTGCGCAAACATGCGCTCTACGAGATCCTGCTGGCGCAAGGTGTGAAGTTCGGCCGGGTGATCCAGGAAATCTCGGCCGACATCAGCGACCCCGCGCGAAGCCGGCTGCTGCAGACCGAAGTGGGCGTGCCACTGCTAAAGGTAGTGCGCGTGATCCACGACCCTAAGGGCCGGCCGATTCAGTTCATCACCGTCAGCATGACGCCTGAGCGCAGCCGGATCCTGATGGACTTTGCTGGCGATGCCGTCAACACGCTGAGCGCCGGGTACTTCATGCACGACATCCGGCCTTCACGCCAGCCGTAG
- a CDS encoding N,N-dimethylformamidase, with protein MLNTVAVIGYAAPIEAACGSTVEFKLSSATLASARAQIVKIRCGDPDPSGPGVRLLAMPSPLDGEVALNHQPIRAGSCGLVDDAPALRALGSFSLGCWVWPTLLDAGAQTVVARWREDTQEGWRLGLDPQGHASFAIGVAGRLCSATASRALLEREWAFIGASYDATSGKLEVFQLSLDVLAGRDRSASGAGMAPPHAAWPVDLSLCFAAHLLDGDGAKRLAVGHFNGKIDRPRLHAGVHSPEALRASAASLWPARGDAELVAAWDFSEGISSDNIVDRGPHGLHGVLRNAPTRAVTGANWSARTPHWTEATEEYGAIHFHNDDIDDCRWQTNLSLKIPADWPSGFYALRLNATDVDGQPVESHVPFFIGAQPGKARARLAFVASTATFLAYSNSAIRLDLQPTEAMLEQLLVLGPDDAYLQEHRELGLSTYDTHADGSGWCYASAARPILNMRPHGGGYYQMDTRVIDWLDSTGIPYDVITDSDIHRHGAQLLAGYGCVLTGCHPEYYTRQMLDAFETYQAGGGRHVYLGGNGFYWRTAFHPTKPGRIEIRRGLTGTRTWEGEPGENGLSSTGEPSGLWRSNGRAPQRLVGVGFDAQVFDRGCAYRRLPDSFDPRVAFIFEGVGEQEVIGDFGLRGGAGGHEIDRVDTRLGSPPHLLRVATADDFGSGGLATPEEFGVSHRGLGGDQNNQICADMTFFPTARGGAVFTTGSIAWGMALAHRDYDNNVSRITANVLRRFVDPAPFPGFDATDAEAR; from the coding sequence ATGCTGAATACCGTTGCCGTCATCGGCTATGCCGCGCCGATCGAAGCCGCTTGCGGCTCGACCGTCGAATTCAAGCTCAGCAGCGCCACGCTCGCCTCGGCCCGCGCGCAGATCGTAAAGATCCGCTGCGGCGACCCCGATCCCTCGGGGCCAGGCGTTCGGCTGTTGGCTATGCCCTCACCGTTGGATGGTGAGGTCGCGCTCAACCATCAGCCGATCCGTGCCGGCTCCTGCGGACTGGTTGACGATGCGCCCGCGCTGCGCGCCCTGGGTTCATTCAGCCTCGGTTGCTGGGTCTGGCCGACCTTGCTCGACGCCGGCGCGCAGACCGTTGTGGCGCGCTGGCGTGAGGACACACAGGAAGGCTGGCGTCTGGGGCTCGATCCGCAGGGTCATGCGAGCTTCGCGATCGGAGTGGCTGGCCGCCTCTGTTCGGCCACCGCCTCTCGCGCGCTACTTGAGCGAGAGTGGGCGTTCATTGGAGCGAGCTACGACGCAACCAGCGGCAAGCTGGAGGTGTTTCAGCTCAGTCTGGACGTTCTTGCCGGGCGAGATCGCAGTGCTTCGGGTGCAGGCATGGCGCCGCCGCACGCTGCTTGGCCCGTAGATTTGTCGCTGTGCTTCGCCGCGCACCTGCTCGATGGTGATGGCGCAAAACGCCTTGCGGTGGGGCACTTCAACGGAAAGATCGATCGCCCGCGCTTGCACGCTGGCGTGCATTCTCCCGAGGCTCTGCGCGCGAGCGCCGCATCGCTGTGGCCCGCACGTGGCGACGCCGAGCTCGTCGCGGCCTGGGATTTCTCGGAGGGCATCAGCAGCGACAACATCGTTGATCGTGGCCCTCACGGCTTGCATGGCGTGTTGCGTAACGCGCCCACGCGAGCTGTGACCGGTGCCAACTGGAGCGCGCGCACGCCGCATTGGACCGAAGCGACCGAGGAGTACGGCGCCATCCATTTCCACAACGATGACATCGACGACTGCCGTTGGCAGACCAATCTGTCCTTGAAAATTCCCGCAGACTGGCCCAGTGGTTTCTACGCGCTGCGGTTGAATGCCACGGACGTCGACGGGCAGCCGGTCGAGAGCCACGTGCCGTTCTTCATCGGCGCGCAGCCCGGAAAGGCAAGAGCGCGACTGGCCTTCGTTGCTTCGACCGCGACCTTCCTCGCCTACTCGAACAGTGCGATCCGCCTCGACCTGCAACCTACCGAGGCAATGCTCGAGCAACTGTTGGTGCTGGGACCCGACGATGCCTACCTGCAGGAGCACCGCGAGCTGGGGCTCTCGACCTACGACACCCACGCCGACGGCAGCGGCTGGTGCTACGCGAGCGCCGCGCGGCCTATCCTCAATATGCGTCCCCATGGTGGTGGCTATTACCAGATGGACACCCGTGTGATCGACTGGCTCGACAGTACGGGCATTCCTTACGACGTCATCACCGACTCCGATATCCACCGCCATGGCGCGCAGCTGCTCGCAGGCTATGGCTGTGTGCTCACCGGCTGCCACCCCGAGTACTACACCCGACAGATGCTCGATGCTTTCGAGACCTACCAGGCCGGCGGTGGCCGGCATGTTTACCTCGGCGGCAACGGCTTCTACTGGCGCACGGCCTTCCACCCGACAAAGCCCGGTCGCATCGAGATTCGCCGCGGTCTCACCGGCACGCGTACCTGGGAGGGTGAGCCTGGCGAGAACGGCCTGTCCAGCACCGGTGAGCCCAGCGGCCTATGGCGAAGCAATGGACGTGCGCCACAGCGTTTGGTCGGTGTGGGCTTCGATGCCCAGGTGTTCGACCGCGGCTGTGCCTATCGGCGGCTGCCCGACAGCTTCGATCCACGTGTAGCGTTCATCTTCGAGGGCGTGGGTGAACAGGAGGTCATCGGCGACTTCGGTCTTCGCGGGGGCGCGGGCGGTCATGAGATCGATCGCGTCGACACGCGTCTGGGGTCGCCACCGCACCTTCTGCGCGTGGCTACGGCCGATGACTTTGGCTCGGGTGGCCTCGCCACCCCGGAGGAGTTTGGCGTGAGCCACCGCGGCCTGGGCGGAGATCAAAACAACCAGATCTGTGCTGATATGACCTTCTTTCCCACCGCGCGCGGCGGCGCCGTGTTCACCACCGGTTCCATCGCCTGGGGCATGGCGCTTGCGCACCGGGACTACGACAACAACGTAAGCCGCATCACCGCCAACGTGCTGCGCCGGTTCGTCGATCCTGCGCCATTCCCGGGCTTCGACGCCACCGACGCGGAGGCGCGCTGA
- the fabG gene encoding 3-oxoacyl-ACP reductase FabG: MFASMQGRTAIVTGASRGIGRGIAARFAAAGMQVLVVARRLEDAQRTAKEIGGAASGFAADITDPEATRGMAAAALARYGAIDVLCANAGIFPRARIDEMTAGDFDVMTSVNLKGTFLSVQACLDAMKAQRDGRIVIVGSITGTTGGYPGYAHYAASKAGQLGFMRCAAIELAPWGITVNAVLPGNVRTDEQPAHKTDYQRKKLVMSPLGRLAAVEDIANGALFLASREASAITGQTLIVDGGQSLPESPSAVEESMAAAGRD, encoded by the coding sequence ATGTTCGCATCCATGCAAGGGCGTACGGCCATCGTTACCGGTGCGAGCCGGGGCATCGGCCGTGGCATCGCCGCACGCTTCGCGGCCGCCGGCATGCAGGTGCTCGTGGTGGCACGGCGGCTGGAAGACGCCCAGCGCACCGCCAAGGAGATCGGTGGTGCCGCTTCGGGCTTTGCCGCCGACATCACCGACCCAGAGGCCACGCGCGGCATGGCCGCCGCGGCGCTTGCCCGATATGGTGCCATCGACGTGCTGTGCGCGAACGCTGGAATCTTCCCGCGCGCGCGCATCGACGAGATGACAGCAGGCGACTTCGACGTCATGACCAGCGTCAACCTTAAGGGCACATTCCTGTCGGTGCAGGCCTGTCTGGATGCGATGAAGGCACAGCGCGACGGGCGCATCGTCATCGTCGGCTCGATCACCGGCACGACCGGCGGCTATCCGGGCTATGCACACTACGCGGCCAGCAAGGCCGGACAACTGGGCTTCATGCGCTGCGCCGCGATTGAACTCGCTCCTTGGGGGATCACCGTGAATGCGGTGCTGCCGGGCAATGTGCGCACCGACGAACAGCCTGCACACAAGACCGACTATCAGCGCAAGAAGCTCGTGATGAGCCCGCTGGGCCGTCTCGCGGCAGTCGAGGACATTGCCAACGGCGCTCTGTTCCTCGCAAGCCGCGAGGCCAGCGCAATCACGGGGCAGACATTGATCGTCGACGGCGGGCAGTCGCTGCCTGAGTCGCCTTCGGCGGTCGAAGAGTCCATGGCTGCAGCCGGGAGGGACTGA